One window from the genome of Castellaniella sp. MT123 encodes:
- the minD gene encoding septum site-determining protein MinD codes for MARIVVVTSGKGGVGKTTTSASFSAGLALHGHKTVVIDFDVGLRNLDLIMGCERRVVYDFVNVIQGEATLNQALIRDKQLENLYILPASQTRDKEALTREGVEKVLNDLDTMGFDYIVCDSPAGIETGAIMASYFADDALVVTNPEVSSVRDSDRILGILSAKSRRAEKGDDPIKEHLLLTRYNAKRVADGEMLSLNDIEDILRIRLIGVIPESEIVLQASNEGVPAIHKRESDVAQAYQDVVARYLGEEKPLRFVDYEKPGLFKRLFGGK; via the coding sequence ATGGCGCGCATCGTTGTAGTCACCTCCGGCAAGGGCGGGGTCGGCAAAACCACCACCAGCGCGAGCTTTTCGGCCGGGCTGGCCCTGCATGGCCACAAGACAGTCGTGATCGACTTCGACGTCGGGCTGCGCAATCTGGACCTGATCATGGGCTGCGAACGCCGGGTCGTCTATGATTTCGTCAACGTGATCCAAGGCGAAGCCACCCTGAATCAGGCCCTGATCCGCGACAAGCAGCTGGAAAACCTGTACATCCTACCCGCCTCACAGACCCGCGACAAGGAAGCCCTGACCCGCGAAGGCGTGGAAAAGGTCCTGAACGACCTGGACACAATGGGCTTCGACTACATCGTCTGCGATTCGCCCGCCGGGATCGAAACCGGCGCCATCATGGCCTCGTACTTCGCCGACGACGCCCTGGTCGTCACCAACCCGGAAGTCTCCTCGGTGCGCGATTCCGACCGCATTCTGGGGATCCTGTCGGCCAAATCACGCCGCGCCGAAAAGGGCGACGATCCCATCAAGGAACACCTGCTGCTCACCCGCTACAACGCCAAACGCGTCGCCGATGGCGAGATGCTGTCGCTCAACGACATCGAGGACATCCTGCGCATCCGCCTCATCGGCGTGATCCCCGAATCCGAGATCGTGCTGCAGGCCTCCAACGAAGGCGTCCCCGCCATTCACAAACGCGAATCCGACGTCGCCCAGGCCTACCAAGATGTGGTGGCGCGCTATCTGGGCGAGGAAAAGCCCCTGCGCTTCGTCGACTACGAAAAACCGGGCCTGTTCAAGCGCCTGTTCGGAGGCAAATGA
- the minE gene encoding cell division topological specificity factor MinE: protein MSFPFLDFLRGEKKKSASIAKDRLQLILINERSSGRSPDFLQQMQQELIAVISKYVQINPDDIKVNLDRQDSLEVLEVKIEMPPAEARV from the coding sequence ATGTCGTTCCCGTTCCTGGATTTCCTGCGCGGCGAAAAAAAGAAGTCGGCCAGCATCGCCAAGGACCGCCTGCAACTCATTCTGATCAACGAGCGCAGCAGTGGGCGCAGCCCGGACTTCCTGCAGCAGATGCAGCAGGAACTGATCGCAGTGATCTCGAAATACGTCCAGATCAACCCCGACGACATCAAGGTCAACCTGGACCGTCAGGATTCTTTGGAAGTCCTGGAAGTCAAGATCGAGATGCCGCCAGCCGAAGCGCGGGTCTGA
- a CDS encoding AEC family transporter produces MLFTLLNIVLPVFVVAALGFAFGRRQARAPDMEFINHANVMVFCPALVFSALLDNPVNLAQGWPLVVAGVLIIVIPGLLLSLIRRPGVIRPAFLVPGMFRNTGNIGIPLMMLAYGKDLLGDIVVLFVISNLLQFSLGLFLLSRGSNRWLWLRNPNIWAAVLGAALAPHRDWLPPFVTTSFDLTGQIAIPLMLFALGVRLSQDRIEQLGLALRINVLYLLAGALTLPFVLWLLPLTPEWSRLVALSVMLPPAVLNYLLCEQYKVEPRTVASVVLLGNLLSVGTIPLVVWATLEWI; encoded by the coding sequence ATGCTCTTCACACTGCTGAACATCGTCCTGCCGGTTTTCGTCGTCGCGGCCCTGGGATTCGCCTTCGGGAGGCGCCAGGCGCGTGCACCGGATATGGAGTTCATCAATCATGCCAATGTGATGGTGTTCTGCCCGGCACTGGTGTTTTCCGCCCTGCTGGACAATCCGGTGAACCTGGCGCAGGGCTGGCCGCTGGTGGTGGCCGGGGTGCTGATCATCGTGATTCCAGGCCTGCTGTTGTCGCTGATCCGCCGTCCCGGGGTGATCCGGCCGGCGTTTCTGGTGCCGGGGATGTTCCGCAACACGGGCAATATCGGTATTCCCCTGATGATGCTGGCCTATGGCAAGGATCTGCTAGGCGACATTGTCGTGCTGTTCGTGATCTCGAACCTGCTGCAGTTCTCCCTGGGCCTGTTTCTGTTGTCGCGCGGCAGCAATCGCTGGCTGTGGCTGCGCAATCCGAATATCTGGGCGGCCGTGCTTGGGGCCGCGCTGGCCCCGCACCGGGACTGGCTGCCGCCGTTCGTCACCACTTCGTTCGATCTGACCGGACAGATCGCCATCCCGCTGATGCTCTTCGCACTGGGGGTGCGGCTGTCGCAGGACCGGATCGAGCAACTGGGGCTGGCCCTGAGGATCAACGTCCTGTACCTGCTGGCCGGTGCCCTGACGCTGCCGTTCGTGCTGTGGCTGCTGCCCCTGACGCCGGAATGGTCGCGCCTGGTGGCGCTGTCGGTGATGCTGCCGCCGGCGGTGCTGAATTATCTGCTGTGCGAGCAGTACAAGGTGGAGCCCAGGACGGTCGCCAGCGTGGTGCTGCTGGGCAACCTGCTGTCCGTGGGCACGATCCCGCTGGTGGTCTGGGCGACGCTGGAGTGGATCTGA
- a CDS encoding N-carbamoyl-D-amino-acid hydrolase, with amino-acid sequence MHTRNFSRKFGLAVAQVGGIDLADSRESVVKRLLEMLREAHARKSDFVVFPELTLTTFFPRYWNPIEEVEARYFEKSMPNAVVQPLFDDAKRLGIGFYLGYAELTPEGRRFNTSILVDKSGSIVGKYRKIHLPGHVDYKPEAPFQHLEKKYFDVGEETWRVWNLDGVRTGMCLCNDRRWPETWRVMGLQSAELVVLGYNTPAHNIHWHEPVHLRMQSHLLSMQSGAYQNCVWAAAAGKTGYEDGFHLIGGSVIVSPAGEIVAQAATEDDEVITASIDLTMGENFRKNIFDFDRHRRPEHYQLIVDRVGAGDSL; translated from the coding sequence ATGCATACACGGAATTTCTCCCGTAAATTTGGTCTGGCTGTCGCCCAGGTGGGAGGGATCGATCTGGCCGATAGTAGGGAAAGCGTCGTCAAGCGATTATTGGAAATGCTGCGCGAAGCGCACGCGCGAAAGTCTGATTTCGTGGTATTCCCGGAATTGACCTTGACCACGTTTTTCCCGCGCTATTGGAATCCGATAGAGGAAGTGGAGGCTCGCTATTTCGAGAAAAGCATGCCCAATGCGGTAGTGCAGCCTCTGTTTGATGATGCGAAGCGATTGGGAATCGGGTTTTATCTGGGGTATGCCGAACTGACCCCCGAAGGAAGGCGCTTCAATACGTCCATCCTGGTGGATAAATCGGGCAGCATCGTGGGTAAATACCGCAAGATTCACCTGCCTGGTCATGTGGATTACAAGCCTGAAGCGCCCTTTCAGCATCTCGAGAAAAAATACTTCGACGTGGGCGAAGAAACCTGGCGCGTGTGGAACCTGGATGGTGTCCGTACCGGGATGTGTCTGTGCAATGACCGTCGCTGGCCCGAGACCTGGCGCGTGATGGGGCTGCAGAGCGCCGAGCTGGTCGTTCTGGGCTACAACACCCCGGCGCACAACATTCACTGGCATGAACCCGTGCATCTGCGCATGCAGTCCCACCTGCTGTCCATGCAGTCGGGCGCCTATCAGAATTGCGTCTGGGCCGCTGCCGCGGGCAAGACTGGTTATGAGGATGGCTTTCATCTGATTGGTGGGTCCGTCATCGTCTCTCCCGCAGGTGAAATCGTTGCCCAGGCAGCAACGGAGGACGATGAGGTCATCACGGCGTCGATCGATCTGACCATGGGTGAGAACTTCAGGAAGAACATATTCGATTTTGATCGGCATCGACGGCCGGAGCACTACCAGTTGATCGTCGATCGAGTGGGGGCTGGTGATTCGCTGTAA
- a CDS encoding aspartate/glutamate racemase family protein, with translation MDKTIYVINPNCLVEVTRGLKASLAPFEWNAGPRIECMTLRDGPPGIQTEQHVESAALLVGRLVADLEQTRGDQVGAYVIACFSDPGLYLARDQTRKPVLGIQECGLLTAMSLGQRVGVIAILKTLMNRHARAYAAAGIASRIAGELPLSLGVAELQDEGTTRARLLEVGRRLRDEYGSEVLVLGCAGMPQYRAWLEDQLAVPVVDPTMAAVAMALGRVLDAG, from the coding sequence ATGGACAAGACTATATACGTCATCAATCCGAACTGTCTGGTCGAGGTTACACGAGGCTTGAAAGCCAGCCTGGCGCCTTTCGAATGGAATGCCGGGCCTCGGATCGAGTGTATGACGCTGCGTGATGGGCCCCCTGGCATCCAGACGGAGCAGCATGTTGAATCCGCAGCGTTGCTCGTCGGCAGGTTGGTTGCCGATCTCGAGCAGACGCGGGGGGATCAGGTCGGTGCATACGTGATTGCTTGCTTCAGTGACCCTGGGCTCTACCTTGCACGTGACCAGACCCGTAAGCCTGTGTTGGGTATCCAGGAGTGCGGTCTGCTGACTGCCATGAGTCTGGGGCAGCGTGTTGGGGTCATCGCGATCCTGAAAACGCTGATGAATCGGCATGCGCGTGCCTATGCCGCTGCAGGAATTGCGTCGCGCATCGCTGGTGAACTGCCACTGAGCTTGGGCGTGGCTGAACTGCAGGATGAAGGGACGACTCGCGCGCGTCTTCTGGAGGTCGGAAGGCGGTTGCGCGATGAGTATGGATCGGAGGTTCTGGTACTGGGATGCGCGGGCATGCCGCAGTATCGGGCCTGGCTGGAAGACCAGTTGGCCGTACCCGTTGTCGACCCCACCATGGCTGCGGTCGCCATGGCATTGGGCCGCGTGCTGGACGCGGGCTGA
- a CDS encoding LysR substrate-binding domain-containing protein: MNLKQINTFRAIMVTGSISSAAKLLFVSQPAVSRLLAHTEQQLGYPLFERIKGRLYPTTEARILFNEVQTVYHGITRVTSLATQLGEKKQGLLGIVSSPSIGHGLIPRCIHRFTLSHPGVRIRFRTLTYDSLVRSVLDGESELGVLFVPTNHPNLQSTHVGTIPMVCILPVDHPLAVQDAIDVSTLTDENIVSYRSGSPLAKVIDGIFEGQEKQPNVSIEVDAQQNVCDLVSQGLGFGIVDQTIAASQSGETLVARPLNPSHSLELYLAHSRYEPLSLLGRAFGNIVEQEAALL; the protein is encoded by the coding sequence GTGAACCTGAAACAGATCAATACGTTCCGTGCAATCATGGTGACCGGCTCCATCAGCTCGGCGGCCAAACTTCTGTTCGTCTCACAGCCCGCGGTCAGCCGCCTGCTGGCCCACACCGAGCAACAACTCGGCTACCCGCTATTCGAGCGGATCAAAGGCAGACTTTATCCAACAACAGAAGCCCGGATTCTTTTCAACGAGGTCCAGACCGTTTATCACGGCATCACACGCGTCACCAGCCTCGCCACGCAACTCGGCGAAAAAAAACAGGGTTTGCTCGGGATCGTCAGTAGTCCCAGCATCGGTCATGGCCTAATCCCCCGGTGCATTCATCGCTTCACCCTGTCTCACCCCGGTGTGCGCATCCGGTTCCGGACACTCACTTACGACTCGCTGGTCCGCAGCGTTCTGGATGGCGAAAGCGAACTCGGCGTGCTCTTCGTTCCCACGAATCACCCCAACCTTCAATCCACTCATGTCGGGACCATCCCCATGGTCTGCATACTGCCCGTGGACCACCCTCTGGCAGTCCAGGATGCGATCGACGTCTCAACACTCACGGATGAAAACATCGTGTCCTACCGAAGCGGGTCCCCTCTGGCCAAGGTGATCGACGGCATCTTCGAAGGCCAGGAAAAACAGCCGAACGTCTCCATCGAGGTGGACGCCCAGCAAAACGTCTGCGACCTGGTTTCGCAAGGCCTCGGATTCGGCATCGTCGACCAGACCATCGCAGCCAGCCAGAGCGGAGAAACACTGGTGGCCCGCCCCTTGAACCCGAGCCATTCCCTGGAACTCTATCTCGCGCACTCCCGCTACGAACCCCTGTCGCTGCTGGGCCGCGCCTTCGGAAACATTGTGGAGCAGGAAGCGGCCCTTCTCTGA
- a CDS encoding amino acid ABC transporter permease, whose translation MQELLQNFFNLDIYRSVTPYLLEGLLTTVWLSALVIPLGLAFGLLAAVLSQEMHNRVLRALLVVYIDVFRALPPLVLLIFIYFGLPFLNIGIPKLAAVALCFTLNTSSYFGEVFRAGFESVPKGQMEAARSTGLSRLQALIHVQIPQATRAVMPDLISNMLEVVKLTTLASAVSLPELLYLARNAQALLYNPSPLVLAAILYLIILLPIVRYLSKLEKRKLARMSH comes from the coding sequence ATGCAAGAATTACTGCAAAATTTCTTCAATCTTGACATTTACCGCAGTGTCACGCCCTATTTGCTGGAAGGCCTGCTGACCACGGTGTGGTTGTCCGCCCTGGTGATACCCCTGGGGCTCGCCTTTGGTCTGTTGGCAGCCGTCCTGTCGCAGGAAATGCATAACCGCGTGTTGCGCGCCCTGCTGGTCGTATATATCGACGTGTTCCGGGCCTTGCCACCGTTGGTATTGCTGATTTTCATCTATTTTGGTCTGCCTTTTTTGAACATCGGCATTCCGAAGCTCGCGGCGGTCGCCTTGTGCTTTACCCTGAATACCAGTTCCTATTTTGGTGAAGTGTTCCGGGCAGGGTTCGAGAGCGTGCCCAAGGGGCAAATGGAAGCGGCCAGATCGACCGGATTATCGCGCCTGCAGGCCCTGATCCACGTACAGATCCCGCAGGCAACCCGGGCCGTGATGCCGGATCTGATCAGCAACATGCTGGAGGTCGTCAAGCTGACGACGCTGGCCAGCGCCGTGTCCTTGCCTGAGCTGCTGTATCTGGCCCGCAATGCCCAGGCGCTACTCTACAACCCGTCGCCGCTGGTTCTGGCTGCCATCCTGTATCTGATCATTCTGCTGCCGATCGTGCGCTATCTGAGCAAGCTGGAAAAACGCAAACTTGCCAGGATGAGTCACTAA
- a CDS encoding amino acid ABC transporter permease, whose product MNLDALHAAFFNLDIARQAVTPVLQGMAVTVQLGVLITLTGLVVGLVLAFVRAMRVPAVNFFIIAFADVMRAMPPLVLLMVLFFAFPYIGISMTAFFATWLALSLVLSAFAEEIFWAGIQSIPKGQGEAARSTGMSWFQSMVWVIVPQACKLAVPPLTNRVIAITKSTALGAIVGLSEVLNNSQTASSTLGNATPLTLGALGCLVIFVPIVLASRMLERRFQWKN is encoded by the coding sequence ATGAATCTGGATGCCTTGCACGCCGCATTCTTCAATCTGGACATCGCCCGGCAGGCGGTGACCCCCGTGCTGCAGGGCATGGCGGTGACCGTGCAGCTCGGGGTGTTGATCACGCTGACCGGGCTGGTGGTCGGACTCGTGCTGGCGTTCGTCCGTGCCATGCGTGTTCCCGCGGTCAATTTCTTCATCATTGCCTTTGCCGATGTCATGCGCGCCATGCCGCCGCTGGTGTTGCTGATGGTCCTGTTCTTCGCCTTTCCATACATCGGCATTTCTATGACCGCCTTCTTCGCGACCTGGCTGGCTCTGTCGCTCGTGCTCAGCGCGTTTGCGGAAGAAATCTTCTGGGCCGGCATCCAGTCTATTCCCAAAGGACAAGGCGAGGCTGCCCGCTCCACCGGCATGAGCTGGTTTCAGTCCATGGTCTGGGTCATCGTGCCACAGGCCTGCAAGCTGGCGGTGCCGCCTCTGACCAATCGGGTCATCGCCATTACCAAGTCGACAGCGCTTGGGGCGATCGTCGGCCTGAGTGAAGTGCTCAACAACTCACAAACCGCCAGCAGCACGCTGGGAAACGCTACACCGTTGACCTTGGGTGCACTGGGGTGTCTGGTGATTTTCGTACCGATCGTGCTGGCCAGCCGCATGCTGGAGCGCCGGTTCCAGTGGAAGAATTAG
- a CDS encoding amino acid ABC transporter ATP-binding protein, with translation MYGTTEVLKGVDLDVQAGEMVFIIGPSGSGKSSLLRCCNRLEETTSGAILVDSEEITAPKADLNRIRQKIGMVFQHFNLYRHMTVLSNVALALRKVQKLPRTEAEARASEALQRVGMEHRADYYPDQLSGGQQQRVGIARALALNPKIVLFDEPTSALDPELVGSVLKVMKDLKAGGMTMVVVSHEMSFAMAAADRVVFMDGGNIVEQGTPQEIFGNPRHERTKAFLASVSHHY, from the coding sequence ATGTATGGAACCACCGAGGTGCTCAAGGGCGTCGATCTGGACGTGCAGGCGGGCGAGATGGTCTTCATCATCGGCCCATCCGGGTCGGGCAAGAGCAGCCTGCTGCGGTGCTGCAACCGGCTCGAGGAAACGACGTCCGGCGCCATTCTCGTGGACAGCGAGGAAATCACCGCGCCCAAGGCCGACCTGAATCGCATCCGGCAAAAGATCGGCATGGTGTTCCAGCACTTCAACCTGTACCGGCACATGACCGTCCTGTCCAATGTGGCGCTGGCCTTGCGCAAGGTGCAGAAGTTGCCACGCACGGAGGCTGAGGCACGGGCGAGCGAGGCACTGCAGCGGGTCGGGATGGAGCATCGGGCCGACTATTATCCGGATCAACTATCGGGTGGCCAGCAGCAACGGGTGGGGATTGCACGGGCCCTGGCGCTGAACCCGAAGATCGTACTGTTCGATGAACCGACCAGCGCGCTGGACCCGGAACTGGTCGGTAGTGTGTTGAAGGTGATGAAGGATCTCAAGGCCGGCGGCATGACCATGGTCGTGGTTTCCCACGAAATGAGCTTCGCGATGGCTGCGGCCGACCGTGTGGTTTTCATGGATGGCGGCAACATCGTGGAACAGGGCACACCGCAGGAAATCTTCGGCAACCCCCGCCACGAGCGCACGAAGGCCTTTCTGGCCAGCGTATCGCATCACTACTGA
- a CDS encoding transporter substrate-binding domain-containing protein codes for MEIWKKKLVVLGVIGCAMAFQGVAAETLTTGVDPTFAPMAMQNLNGTLEGFNIDLGNALAKELGGMIKIEPSQFSAIIPALNAGKYDFVLAPTTATPERAQSLLFSEGYFNTDYTFVQKKSAKPFTSLDELKGKKITVNSGSAYEAWAKANQSQYGFQYQVFSTTADAIQAVLSGLADAALIDNISGPWAAKKNPLLQTSYTIRSGKVFALVFRKNDVKGRDRLSNALKCLKKKGVVAGLVEKWLGTKPGPDAASVKIEPGEGVPGLPGYDPTPVEYTCKP; via the coding sequence ATGGAGATCTGGAAGAAGAAATTGGTGGTTCTGGGGGTCATTGGGTGTGCGATGGCGTTTCAGGGGGTGGCAGCGGAAACCCTGACCACGGGTGTGGATCCGACCTTTGCGCCCATGGCGATGCAGAATCTGAACGGCACGCTGGAAGGCTTCAACATCGACCTGGGAAATGCGCTGGCCAAGGAATTGGGGGGCATGATCAAGATCGAGCCGTCCCAGTTCTCGGCCATCATTCCAGCGCTGAATGCCGGGAAGTACGATTTCGTGCTGGCGCCGACGACAGCCACCCCGGAACGGGCTCAGTCCCTGCTTTTTTCTGAGGGTTATTTCAATACCGACTACACCTTCGTTCAGAAGAAAAGCGCGAAGCCTTTTACTTCGCTGGATGAGCTGAAGGGCAAGAAGATCACCGTCAACAGCGGGTCGGCCTACGAGGCCTGGGCCAAGGCCAACCAGTCACAGTACGGTTTCCAGTATCAGGTGTTCAGCACGACGGCGGATGCGATTCAGGCCGTCCTGTCCGGGCTGGCGGATGCGGCTTTGATCGACAATATTTCCGGCCCGTGGGCGGCCAAGAAGAATCCGCTGCTGCAAACAAGCTACACGATCCGGTCGGGCAAGGTGTTCGCCCTGGTTTTCCGCAAAAACGACGTCAAGGGCCGGGACCGGTTGTCCAATGCCCTCAAGTGCCTGAAGAAGAAAGGGGTCGTGGCCGGGCTTGTCGAGAAATGGCTGGGCACCAAGCCGGGGCCCGACGCGGCATCCGTGAAGATAGAGCCGGGCGAGGGGGTGCCGGGGTTGCCTGGGTATGACCCCACGCCGGTCGAATACACCTGCAAGCCTTGA
- the hydA gene encoding dihydropyrimidinase — translation MFDLTIRNGKVCTEEGVVQTDIGVTDGVIVALGTGLPAGHKDVDASGLIVLPGGIDSHCHIEQLSGMGVMTADDFQTATRSAAFGGTTTVIPFAAQRRGENLLQVVEDYSRLAREKAVIDYGFHLILSDPTEQTLAEHLPRVIKDGITSFKVYMTYESWKLDDFQLLDVLHAAGRHGAMVMVHCENNDIIRWVTRRLLNDGYTHPKYHAVAHDPLAESEATYRAVALSRLLSVPILVVHVAGLEAVRVIHAAQTMGAHIYGESCPQYLFLTADDIDQPGVEGAKFCCSPPPRDSASQQAVWDGLLGDTLQVFSSDHAPYRFDETGKLPHGEATTFKQMANGLPGIELRMPLLFSEGVNTGRMSIEKFVALTATNHAVMYGLYPRKGVIRIGSDADLALWDPALKKTVRWEMLHDAVGYTPYEGREVTGWPIAVFSRGRLVVEGGVLHAQPGDGQFLPCGEPAPIARNKKEIQQGVIVKKIFAV, via the coding sequence ATGTTTGATCTGACGATACGGAATGGAAAAGTATGCACCGAAGAAGGTGTGGTACAGACCGATATCGGGGTGACCGACGGCGTCATCGTGGCACTGGGCACGGGTTTGCCTGCGGGGCACAAGGATGTGGACGCCTCCGGACTGATCGTCCTGCCTGGCGGGATCGACAGCCATTGTCATATCGAGCAGTTATCCGGCATGGGCGTGATGACCGCCGATGATTTCCAGACAGCGACCCGGTCCGCGGCGTTTGGCGGGACGACGACCGTGATTCCGTTTGCGGCCCAACGCCGTGGGGAAAACCTGTTGCAGGTGGTGGAGGACTATTCGCGCCTGGCCCGGGAAAAGGCGGTGATCGATTACGGGTTCCACCTGATCCTGTCCGACCCGACCGAGCAGACGCTGGCGGAGCATCTGCCTCGCGTGATCAAGGATGGGATTACATCCTTCAAGGTCTACATGACATATGAGTCCTGGAAGCTGGACGATTTCCAGTTGCTGGATGTGCTGCATGCCGCAGGCAGGCACGGGGCCATGGTCATGGTGCATTGCGAGAACAATGACATCATCCGCTGGGTGACCCGCCGTCTGTTGAACGATGGATACACCCATCCAAAGTACCACGCGGTGGCGCATGACCCGCTGGCCGAAAGCGAGGCGACCTACCGGGCAGTCGCTTTGTCCCGCCTGCTGAGTGTGCCGATCTTGGTGGTTCACGTGGCCGGCCTCGAAGCGGTCAGGGTCATCCATGCCGCGCAGACTATGGGCGCGCACATTTACGGCGAGAGCTGCCCGCAGTATCTCTTTCTGACAGCCGATGACATCGATCAACCGGGCGTGGAAGGGGCCAAATTCTGCTGCAGTCCGCCGCCGCGTGATTCCGCTTCCCAGCAGGCGGTTTGGGACGGGTTGCTGGGTGATACCCTGCAGGTGTTTTCCTCGGACCATGCGCCGTATCGTTTCGATGAGACCGGAAAGCTGCCGCATGGCGAGGCGACGACCTTCAAGCAGATGGCCAACGGGCTGCCGGGCATCGAACTGCGGATGCCGTTGCTGTTTTCCGAAGGTGTGAATACCGGGCGGATGAGCATTGAAAAATTCGTCGCGCTGACGGCGACCAACCATGCGGTCATGTACGGCCTGTATCCGCGCAAGGGTGTCATCCGGATCGGTAGCGATGCGGATCTCGCCCTCTGGGATCCCGCATTGAAAAAGACGGTTCGTTGGGAAATGCTGCATGACGCGGTTGGCTATACGCCCTACGAGGGGCGTGAGGTGACCGGTTGGCCGATCGCGGTGTTCAGCCGGGGGCGGCTGGTTGTTGAAGGCGGTGTATTGCACGCCCAGCCGGGCGATGGCCAGTTCCTGCCTTGCGGAGAACCGGCGCCGATCGCACGGAACAAGAAAGAAATTCAGCAAGGCGTCATTGTCAAAAAAATCTTTGCAGTCTGA